The following are encoded together in the Citrus sinensis cultivar Valencia sweet orange chromosome 1, DVS_A1.0, whole genome shotgun sequence genome:
- the LOC102617189 gene encoding probable chlorophyll(ide) b reductase NYC1, chloroplastic isoform X1: protein MTPATLTKPHISLQTLHYYCFKDQQRGPCLRPASYRSGLGAYKRRYGLHMQPCRSFKTDDKGENEAESELKLKKTSGFWSSLKDVIFRVNGPGSQSSDEYCKAVAKVEKVFSSIAIQIGRYIVTMMSTGVVLAVGFQLSGGDSQMNALIWYSWLGGIIIGTMVGANMVLEEHCKAGPRNVVITGSTRGLGKALAREFLLSGDRVVVASRSSESVRMTVTELEENLKEGMMAAGGSSKKNLVHAKVAGIACDVCEPADVQKLSNFAVNEFGSIDIWINNAGTNKGFKPLLQFTNEEIEQIVSTNLVGSILCTREAMRVMRDQPKGGHIFNMDGAGSGGSSTPLTAVYGSTKCGLRQLQASLFKESKRSKVGVHTASPGMVLTDLLLSGSTIQNKQMFNIICELPETVARTLVPRIRVVKGSGKAINYLTPPRILLALVTAWLRRGRWFDDQGRALYAAEADRIRNWAENRARFSFTDAMEMYTENTWVSVFSLSVVCAFIILSSTGSNTFPGT, encoded by the exons ACACCAGCAACACTCACCAAGCCGCACATATCCCTACAAACCTTGCACTATTACTGCTTCAAGGACCAGCAGCGCGGGCCCTGTCTCAGACCGGCTTCTTACCGGTCCGGTTTGGGTGCGTACAAACGCCGTTATGGGTTGCACATGCAGCCGTGCAGGTCCTTCAAGACCGACGACAAGGGAGAAAATGAGGCGGAGAGTGAGCTAAAGTTGAAGAAAACAAGTGGGTTCTGGAGTTCTTTGAAAGATGTTATTTTTCGGGTAAATGGGCCGGGTTCTCAATCAAGTGATGAGTATTGTAAGGCCGTGGCTAAAGTTGAGAAAGTTTTCTCTTCG ATTGCCATTCAAATTGGGAGATATATAGTGACAATGATGAGCACTGGAGTTGTACTTGCCGTTGGTTTTCAGCTGTCAG GTGGAGACAGCCAGATGAATGCACTGATATGGTATAGCTGGCTTGGAGGAATTATTATTGGAACTATGGTAGGAGCTAATATGGTTCTAGAAGAACATTGTAAAGCTGGTCCAAGAAATGTTGTCATTACTGGAAG TACGAGGGGACTAGGAAAAGCACTTGCTCGagaatttcttctttctgGAGATAGAGTGGTCGTTGCTTCTCGCAG CTCTGAGTCTGTACGTATGACTGTCACAGAGCTTGAGGAGAACCTCAAGGAAGGTATGATGGCTGCAGGTGGCTCATCCAAGAAAAATCTGGTGCATGCTAAAGTGGCTGGCATAGCATGTGATGTTTGTGAACCAGCTGATGTGCAGAAATTGTCAAACTTTGCTGTCAATGAATTTGGTTCTATCGACATATGG ATAAATAATGCGGGTACAAACAAAGGTTTTAAACCCTTGCTGCAGTTTacaaatgaagaaattgaacAG ATTGTCTCAACAAATCTAGTTGGATCTATTCTCTGCACTCGTGAGGCTATGCGTGTGATGAGAGACCAGCCAAAGGGAGGCCACATATTTAACATGGACGGTGCAGGCTCTGGAGGGTCTAGTACCCCTCTCACTGCTGT CTATGGGTCCACAAAATGTGGTCTCAGGCAGCTTCAAGCATCACTCTTCAAGGAGTCTAAGCGGTCTAAAGTTGGAGTGCATACAGCATCGCCAGGCATGGTCCTTACGGATTTGCTGTTAAG TGGCTCAACtatacaaaacaaacaaatgtttaatatcaTCTGCGAGCTTCCTGAAACTGTGGCTAGAACTTTAGTTCCACGGATACGGGTGGTGAAGGGTTCAGGGAAGGCTATAAATTACTTGACTCCTCCCAGGATACTACTTGCATTAGTCACTGCATGGCTGCGACGAGGACGTTGGTTTGATGACCAG GGAAGGGCATTGTATGCTGCAGAAGCAGACCGGATACGGAACTGGGCTGAAAATCGGGCACGGTTTTCCTTTACAGATGCAATGGAGATGTACACAGAGAACACATGGGTATCCGTGTTCTCCCTTTCCGTAGTTTGCGCCTTCATAATCCTCTCCAGCACAGGTAGCAACACATTTCCAGGCACCTGA
- the LOC102617189 gene encoding probable chlorophyll(ide) b reductase NYC1, chloroplastic isoform X2, whose protein sequence is MMSTGVVLAVGFQLSGGDSQMNALIWYSWLGGIIIGTMVGANMVLEEHCKAGPRNVVITGSTRGLGKALAREFLLSGDRVVVASRSSESVRMTVTELEENLKEGMMAAGGSSKKNLVHAKVAGIACDVCEPADVQKLSNFAVNEFGSIDIWINNAGTNKGFKPLLQFTNEEIEQIVSTNLVGSILCTREAMRVMRDQPKGGHIFNMDGAGSGGSSTPLTAVYGSTKCGLRQLQASLFKESKRSKVGVHTASPGMVLTDLLLSGSTIQNKQMFNIICELPETVARTLVPRIRVVKGSGKAINYLTPPRILLALVTAWLRRGRWFDDQGRALYAAEADRIRNWAENRARFSFTDAMEMYTENTWVSVFSLSVVCAFIILSSTGSNTFPGT, encoded by the exons ATGATGAGCACTGGAGTTGTACTTGCCGTTGGTTTTCAGCTGTCAG GTGGAGACAGCCAGATGAATGCACTGATATGGTATAGCTGGCTTGGAGGAATTATTATTGGAACTATGGTAGGAGCTAATATGGTTCTAGAAGAACATTGTAAAGCTGGTCCAAGAAATGTTGTCATTACTGGAAG TACGAGGGGACTAGGAAAAGCACTTGCTCGagaatttcttctttctgGAGATAGAGTGGTCGTTGCTTCTCGCAG CTCTGAGTCTGTACGTATGACTGTCACAGAGCTTGAGGAGAACCTCAAGGAAGGTATGATGGCTGCAGGTGGCTCATCCAAGAAAAATCTGGTGCATGCTAAAGTGGCTGGCATAGCATGTGATGTTTGTGAACCAGCTGATGTGCAGAAATTGTCAAACTTTGCTGTCAATGAATTTGGTTCTATCGACATATGG ATAAATAATGCGGGTACAAACAAAGGTTTTAAACCCTTGCTGCAGTTTacaaatgaagaaattgaacAG ATTGTCTCAACAAATCTAGTTGGATCTATTCTCTGCACTCGTGAGGCTATGCGTGTGATGAGAGACCAGCCAAAGGGAGGCCACATATTTAACATGGACGGTGCAGGCTCTGGAGGGTCTAGTACCCCTCTCACTGCTGT CTATGGGTCCACAAAATGTGGTCTCAGGCAGCTTCAAGCATCACTCTTCAAGGAGTCTAAGCGGTCTAAAGTTGGAGTGCATACAGCATCGCCAGGCATGGTCCTTACGGATTTGCTGTTAAG TGGCTCAACtatacaaaacaaacaaatgtttaatatcaTCTGCGAGCTTCCTGAAACTGTGGCTAGAACTTTAGTTCCACGGATACGGGTGGTGAAGGGTTCAGGGAAGGCTATAAATTACTTGACTCCTCCCAGGATACTACTTGCATTAGTCACTGCATGGCTGCGACGAGGACGTTGGTTTGATGACCAG GGAAGGGCATTGTATGCTGCAGAAGCAGACCGGATACGGAACTGGGCTGAAAATCGGGCACGGTTTTCCTTTACAGATGCAATGGAGATGTACACAGAGAACACATGGGTATCCGTGTTCTCCCTTTCCGTAGTTTGCGCCTTCATAATCCTCTCCAGCACAGGTAGCAACACATTTCCAGGCACCTGA
- the LOC127903023 gene encoding glycine-rich cell wall structural protein 1-like, whose translation MKGGGGGGEGVYTGECGGRDATGCGGAGLGGCVTTCAAEGGTFCCQCCCLLPLTTTITASPPIANPTTNPVLTPPPPSSPVGGEGGLLATGFDEGGDESEGVDGGGAPEVGGGVNEDRDGGLSAGVVGGGVNEDEDGGRSAGVIGGGVNEDEDGGPSAGVIGGSLNGNPDGGPSAGVIGGSLNGNPDGGPSAGVIGGSLNGNPDGGPRDGVIGRFVNEYGDGRPRAGMVGGGGESIVVREGAARVEDGGSKGVGGAAARW comes from the exons ATGAaaggtggtggtggtggagggGAGGGAGTGTATACGGGCGAGTGTGGTGGGCGTGATGCAACCGGATGTGGAGGAGCCGGCCTTGGTGGTTGTGTGACTACATGTGCTGCAGAAGGTGGGACATTTTGCTGCCAGTGCTGTTGTCTGCTGCC GCTCACCACCACAATTACCGCCAGCCCACCAATCGCTAACCCCACCACTAACCCAGTACTCACCCCACCACCACCGTCGTCACCCGTCGGAGGCGAGGGAGGACTCCTGGCCACCGGATTTGACGAGGGCGGAGATGAGTCAGAAGGAGTGGACGGTGGAGGGGCGCCTGAGGTAGGAGGAGGTGTCAATGAAGACAGGGATGGCGGGCTCAGCGCCGGAGTGGTAGGTGGAGGTGTCAATGAAGACGAGGATGGCGGGCGCAGCGCCGGAGTGATAGGCGGAGGTGTCAATGAAGACGAGGATGGCGGGCCCAGCGCCGGAGTGATAGGCGGTTCTCTCAATGGAAACCCAGATGGCGGGCCCAGCGCCGGAGTGATAGGCGGTTCTCTCAACGGAAACCCGGATGGCGGGCCCAGCGCCGGAGTGATAGGCGGTTCTCTCAATGGAAACCCGGATGGCGGGCCCCGCGACGGAGTGATAGGCAGATTTGTCAATGAATACGGGGATGGCCGGCCCCGCGCCGGAATGGTAGGCGGAGGTGGAGAGTCAATAGTGGTGAGAGAGGGAGCAGCAAGAGTGGAGGATGGGGGATCCAAGGGAGTGGGGGGGGCGGCGGCGAGGTGGTGA